The genomic segment CATGAAACCGAGCATGTCCGCGTCGTTCCAGCACCGCGTGTAGAGATGCACCGTCATGGATGATGCCGTCCGGCCCACCGCTTCGCCTGTTGGTCGACAAGCCAGCGAACGGGAACGCCTCGGAAACCCGCTGCGGCCGCTCGGCCAATCGGTGATATCTCAGTCCGTCACGACCGTCCATGGCGCGCCCAAAAGGCCCCCGAAACGGCGCGAGCCGCCCGGCAGGACCGGGCGGCTCGCGCAGGGAATGCAGGATTCCCGGATCGTCTCAGCGGACGGCTTCACGGGCCAGGCGCGGGATGTCGGCGCGCGGGATGCCCAGATCGGCAAGCTCGCGGTCGTTCAGGCCGCCCAGTTCCCAGACGGTCGCCCGGTACTTCCGGTAACGCGACCACGAATCGGCAAAACGCTTCAGCATCATGATGTTCTCTCCTCTGCATGCGGCGGCGGTTCAGGCGCCTACCGCAATGCAACGAACGCAGTGCAACATAATGTGCAGTGCAACATGATACCAGCCGACTGCCGGAACGGCAGCCATGCAACGACGGCATGCCGCCTGACGTTTCCTTAATCAGCCATTCACAATTGCCGCGTCGCCGGGCGAAGCCGGTCCGGCCGGCCGCCCCACTAGCCGGACATGCGCGATCCGGTCCGGGCCTTATCGGGCGGCGTGCGCAGAATCCTGCCGGCCGGGCGGGAACCCGCCGGGATTAGCCCGGCTGGCCGATGGACGAGGCGGGACCGGGCCTGCTAGGCATGGCACCCTGGAAACACAATCCGCCCCGGCGGCGAGATCCGCGCGGTGAACCGGAGGGAACGCATGCGTCACTATGGGCACTTCATCGGCGGCAAGACTGTCGCCGGCACGTCCGGCCGCGAGGCCGATGTCTTCGAGCCGATGACCGGCGAGGTCGTCGCCAAGGTGGCGCTGGCCACCAAGGCGGAGGTCCGTGCCGCGGTCGAGAATGCCAAGGCGGCGCAACCGGCCTGGGCGGCCACCAACCCGCAGCGGCGCGCACGCGTGCTGATGAAGTTCCTGGAACTGGTCCAGCGCGACTACGACGCCCTTGCCGACCTGCTCGCCCGCGAGCACGGCAAGACCGTCGTCGACGCCCGCGGCGACATCCAGCGCGGCCTCGAGGTGGTCGAGTTCGCCATCGGCGTGCCGCACCTGATGAAGGGCGAATATACCGACGCGGCCGGCCCGGGCATCGACATCTATTCGATGCGCCAGCCGCTCGGCGTCGTCGCCGGCATCACGCCGTTCAACTTCCCGGCCATGATCCCGCTGTGGAAATGCGCCCCCGCCATCGCGGCCGGCAACGCCTTCATCCTGAAGCCGTCCGAGCGCGACCCCGGCGTGCCGATGAAGATCGCCGAGCTGTTCCTCGAGGCCGGACTGCCGGCCGGCATCCTCAACGTCGTCAACGGCGACAAGGAAGCCGTCGACGCGGTGCTGGACGATCCGGACATCATGGCGGTCGGCTTCGTCGGCTCCACCACGATCGCCGAATATGTCTATTCGCGCGGCTGCGCGGCCGGCAAGCGCGTGCAGTGCTTCGGCGGTGCCAAGAACCACATGATCATCATGCCGGATGCCGATCTCGACCAGGCCGTCGACGCCCTGATCGGCGCCGGTTACGGCTCGGCCGGCGAACGCTGCATGGCCATCTCGGTGGCGGTGCCGATCGGCGAGGCCACGGCCGACCGCCTGATCGAGAAGCTGGTGCCGCGCGTGGAAAGCCTCAAGATCGGGCCGTCGACCTCGCCGGACGCCGATTTCGGCCCGCTGGTCACCAAGGCCCACATGGAGAAGGTGCGCGGCTACGTCGATCTCGGCATCCAGGAAGGCGCCAAGCTGCTGGTCGACGGCCGCGGCTTCAAGATGCAGGGCTACGAGAACGGCTTCTACATGGGCGGCTGCCTGTTCGACAACGTGACCAGCGACATGCGCATCTACAAGGAGGAGATCTTCGGACCGGTCCTCTCGGTGGTGCGCGCCAAGGACTATGACGAAGGCCTGAAGCTCGCCAACGACCACGAATACGGCAACGGCGTCGCCATCTACACCCGCGACGGCGACAGCGCCCGCGACTTCGCCTCGCGCGTCCAGGTCGGCATGGTCGGCGTCAACGTGCCGATCCCGGTGCCGCTCGCCTACTACACCTTCGGCGGCTGGAAGCGGTCGTCCTTCGGCGACCTCAATCAGCACGGCCCGGATTCGATCCGCTTCTACACCAAGACCAAGACCGTCACCTCGCGCTGGCCGTCGGGCATCCGCACCGGCGCCGAATTCGCGATCCCGACCATGAAATAAGCCGTCATCCGGCGTTCACCGCGCCGGGCGACCTTGAAATGCCGCAAAGGGCGTCCGACCTTGACCGTCGGGCGCCTTTTCGCCGTCCTGCACTCCGACCGATCGGCTGGGGAGCGTGGCCGCAGCCGATTTCTCGGCAG from the Prosthecodimorpha staleyi genome contains:
- a CDS encoding DUF1127 domain-containing protein; the protein is MMLKRFADSWSRYRKYRATVWELGGLNDRELADLGIPRADIPRLAREAVR
- a CDS encoding CoA-acylating methylmalonate-semialdehyde dehydrogenase; its protein translation is MRHYGHFIGGKTVAGTSGREADVFEPMTGEVVAKVALATKAEVRAAVENAKAAQPAWAATNPQRRARVLMKFLELVQRDYDALADLLAREHGKTVVDARGDIQRGLEVVEFAIGVPHLMKGEYTDAAGPGIDIYSMRQPLGVVAGITPFNFPAMIPLWKCAPAIAAGNAFILKPSERDPGVPMKIAELFLEAGLPAGILNVVNGDKEAVDAVLDDPDIMAVGFVGSTTIAEYVYSRGCAAGKRVQCFGGAKNHMIIMPDADLDQAVDALIGAGYGSAGERCMAISVAVPIGEATADRLIEKLVPRVESLKIGPSTSPDADFGPLVTKAHMEKVRGYVDLGIQEGAKLLVDGRGFKMQGYENGFYMGGCLFDNVTSDMRIYKEEIFGPVLSVVRAKDYDEGLKLANDHEYGNGVAIYTRDGDSARDFASRVQVGMVGVNVPIPVPLAYYTFGGWKRSSFGDLNQHGPDSIRFYTKTKTVTSRWPSGIRTGAEFAIPTMK